The Nicotiana tabacum cultivar K326 chromosome 1, ASM71507v2, whole genome shotgun sequence genome segment GTTTGTGGTATGTATTGCTTAGGAGGTTATCTGTCTTCAGCCTTGAGAATATAGAGTTTAAGTTCTTCTCTACCAATCCCCAAGACCTTCCCACTGGAGAATTCCTGAAAGACACAAAAATCAGGCAAGAATACCACCATACACTTTAACTCTTTTGTGATCTTAAAAACTGGGAGTAGGTTATACTTAAACTCTGGAATATGTAATATGTTCTGAACTTTCTTATTTCTGAAGAAAGAACATATCCCAGTATGTGTAATAGAGGCCTTCTCACCAGTAGGTAAATGTACTTTATTTCTATCTTTCTCTGATAGTTCTTCATATGAATCTAGTAGATTTAGACTATGCATTATATGATTAGAGTCTCCTGCATCTATTATCCAGTTATGGTTCACCAAGGTTGACATAAAGGCATGTATTATACTTGTTGTTCCTGTAGTTGTTCAATTAGCTACAGGTTCAACATCCTTCCGTTTGTTCAGCATCTACagaatttattgatattattattctGGAGTGAAGAATTGAGCTAGAGAACTGGGGAAGAACCTCCTAGGGAGTTGCCTCATGTTTCTGAGGGCTGACTTCCAAAGTTGTTCACATTGTTGGCTTGAACATTGAAGCCTCCTcccctttttctatttttgaaatcactAGGATAGCCATGTAGTTTAAAGCAGTTTTTCTTGGTGTGTCCTTTGTATTTGCAGTACTCACAATTAATTGTAGATTTATTGAAAGAGTTCTTAGGCTTATAACCTCCAGTATATCCAATATTTGTAAAACCTCCATTGTTGTTGAATCCTCCACTATTGTTATAATTTCTATTACTCATCATTGCAGCAGCCTCATTAGTGAAAGCAGTTACTCCATTTACTGCAAATGTGATATGTACAACTACCCTGTTTATCTGTGTAAGTACTAGTACTATTTATAAAATCTAACAACTAACTCTACTACTAATCCACTAAGTAATTATTACTAACTATCTACTAACTATAGTACAATTAAATAGGTGGGACACACAGCTCTCAACAATCTTTTACTCTCTTTGTCTCTTATTATCTGTCATGATTCTCTTGTACATGCcccttaaaaaaaattaatttagatGAGATTTTGACTACTTTACCCTTATTCATGTCTTAATATTTAATCTTTCTTCATGGATATTTGAAGAAAGTTAGGTGTTTGTAGTCTTCAAGGATAATTATTACTAAAGATAAAAAGGGAACAAGATaatcaattttgtcttgaacttctaaagttacaaataatttgagacaactaatTTTAGCAATCACAACTGataatatgagacggagggagtatttcACTTTCTTATTTGGGCTTAATTTTGTTTATTTCGAATATTGTGGCATATTAATTACTGATCAGACACACAGAAACTCACATTTTCCTTCTCGCATTTCTTTTGGCGGAAACACAATGGTAACTTGTCGAAGAATAGCAACtagagaagaaaaaggaaataaatatatTGACAAAAACGTGGAATAATAGATGCTAATTGTTATATCGGAAAAGAAAATTCATGTTAAGCACGCAGGGCTTAAAGCTTAACCCACCTAGCATCAAATGCATTAATGAAATTATTTAATACTCGTTGAAAATAAAACAAGTTCGAAGCATGAAGCATGCAATAGTTATTAGACTCTTGAATTTTTCTCTGATTTTGGACATAAATTGCTCCATCtgttgaaagaaaatataaaatttaaaaataaagtgTCGCAAACCActacttttaaaaattaaaatattcaaaagaaattttCGAAACTTTTTTAGTCAAATAAAATGTATTTCTCTCCCcgttaatttttcaaaaatgtaTTCGCCACTAATTTCAGTCAAATGAAACAAGTTGGTTCCTAATAGTAGTAGGAAAAAAGTAACAATAAACAAGTTGGGGTTTTATTcgtttgtatttttttatttagaTTCTGCTAACAATAAATAATCATGATGTTCAGGCCAACTTACGACCGCTTCAATTAATTTTACGAGAACTGCTATTTCCCACTGATGGAGATATTAGATACTCCCTCCaattcacaataagtgaccagtttattttttcattttggttcaaaataagtgtccgGTTaggtaatcaagaaaaaattcaatttgtttttactcttttacccttatgtacatatccctaaaaagttttctcACTCCTCactatatgtcacgacccgaatttttccaccctcgggagtcgtgatgtcacctactaatgaaaactaggcaagccaaccgctTGTGCAAAAtacttctttttccattttaatcCTTAAACAATTATGAAACAACGACATATAAATAGCGGAATTATACAAGCAAGAGAAACGATAAAACATTTGAATAAATATCCAATACATCATTTTAAGCAAaatctacccagaactggtgtcacgctTCACAGACAGCCTAGAattactacaaacaaggtctgaaaGATAGctaatacactgtttctgaaataagtatataaaacaggatgaagggatagagggagacgccagggcctgcggacgcctgcaggactacctcggaatctccggctggactgaaggcagccacccaagctaaggtctgaatgctgctgctccgggatctgcacacagtgcagagtgtagtatcagcacaaccgaccccatgtgttggtaagtgcctagcctaacctcggcaaagtagtgacgagactaggaccagactaccaaataaatctgtgcagttatatcatatacagcggaaaataatACAGAAATATACaaataaagatgggagggggacatgctgcgggggaaaTATCATTTACCAGCAGTAACTCAAGGGAAAAGCATAAGGAACAATATAAAATTTGCGGCAAAAAGAATAAGGAAACTATAACCAATCAATAaccacttttatcatttattgttgcggcgcgcagcccgatccaaatcataaaaatattgttgcggcgtgaaacccgatccaattataatgttgttgtggcatgcaacccgatccaaatataatgttgttgcggcgtgcaacccgatccaaatataatgttgttgcggcgtgcaacccgatccaaatataatattgttgcggcgtgcaacccgatcccaatatataattccacaccaatcacaaaaagagtcccggcaagggaacaataaggaaatagcactatcccgacaagggaatcgacAATATAAGTAAATACATCCCAGCAAGAgagtcagctataaccaaacttgttccaacatacTTCACAAAAAAACCTCAACTAGTACAAATACTCAACCATAAACAACTTCCACGAGAGAAATCATAATTCTTGCCTAACACAgaaaatcaacaacttaggcatttgtaaTACTTATTAAGAACagaacaatttcaatttaagactcacgggcatgcttgacaccaacgtatagatactcgtcatcatgcatatacgtcgtactcaacaaataacacatagcaaataggacacaactcctaatccctcaagctaaggttagaccaaacacttacctcgaacttctacggccaactcaagcctcaaacaccgctttttctttagaattcgcctccaaacaactcgtatctagtccaaattgatttaacaacatcaataaatgctaaagaattcatacccaatgcttaattataggttttctatcatttttcccaaaaagtcaaaaatcgaccccgggcccgcttggtcaaaaatcaaggttcggatcaaaacccgatcacccatttacGCACGatcccgaatatgcaattagtttcgaaatccgatcccaaaacgaggtctaaattccaattattcaaaaagacctaactctacccaaaatcccaaattctaccatggaagaacaatATTTAAGCTTgaaaatctaatgggtgttgatggaaaatgaaggagATGGATTGAGGAACAcatacctatgatttggtgttgattttactcttcaaaaatcgcctaggTTCTGATTTTGGGGAAGGAGATGTGAGAAAATGGGTTATTCTCGTTTCTGTTACTGTTTAAAAATAACTGGACAGGGAACATATGCGTTCGCACTCAATTGAATGCATTCGCATACGGTAAGGGGGATTGGGCATTGTGATCGCGGGGCAGGgagtgcgatcgcatagaggaaaaatAGGTTTCCCTTCCCAGGCCTAATTTAACCCAGTGCGATAGAGGGAGAAGCAttgcaatcgcatagaacaaatagTGACCCCCAGAATTAACTCTACGCAATTGCGGAagtagttatgcgatcgcataacacaaAATAGGGCCCCCTGAaattacactatgcgatcgcgaacctaCCTATGCACAAAAACCTGGACACTAGCAAACAGCAGAAACAccaattttctaagtccaaaaattctCCGacacctatctgaaactcacccgagccctcggggctccaaaccaaacatgtacactacctcaaaaatagcctacggacttactcgtatgatcaaatcgccaaaaataacatcttaaacaacgaatctagcatagaaatctaagaaaaatctcaaaactttcaaagtttcaaatttcacaaatacggatctgaatcacgtcaaacgacctccatttcttaccaaattttacagacacaaCTCAAACATCATATTGAATCTgcaccgggctccggaaccaaaatacgtgcCCGATACCATAAgtttcaaatataatcaaatttccaaaaactcttatattttcagtaaaacaatttctttcaaaaattcatttctcgggcttgggacctcggaattcgattccgggcatatgcccaaatcccatatttttcacacggaccctccgggaccatcaaatcacaggtccgggtccgtttacccaaaatgttgaccgaagtcaacttaaattcaattttaaagcccaaattaacattttcatcatatttccacataaaagTGTTCCGAATATACGCCCAGACCGAGTACGTAAATCGAGGTGAGGAAAAAGGAGGCTTCTAAGGCCTcgaaacatgaaatttactcgtaaatcaagtgatgaccttttgggtcatcacattataaCTATGTGACCAATATTTagtaagggtagtttagtcatactaggtatttttgtataggATTTAGCATTTTCTTAATGGGCATGCTAAAAGAAAACTGGTCACTTATTATGAACCGAAGGGAGTAAGTTGAAAGAAATCGCCTACTGCTATTTTTGCCTCTCCTAAAATATGAAACAGAGATCTCATGATTATTAATCCACTTAATTAAGCACTAGGTCCACTCTTAGGTGTATGTTTGACAATCAATTTTACTATAACCGAATTATCACTAGAGTTAGGGGAATACCAATCAAACTGAAAAATCTCACCAAATCGGATAGTCAAATCAAACCgattaacaacttgtttggatggttgttactcattgtattgtatcgtattgttcgatgtttgttttgattgttacttaaatttattGTATCGTaccgttaaatccgtcgttacataacgacgaaatgtgccactttatgtaacgacctatttggtgtggtcgcgtcgttaccttatctttttctctcaatctcacccttcattattattaaataattttattttatcatttgccctattttttatataataattttaccctgtatcataattttttttataatattgcaagtttattcttcatattgctggtgTGTGATCATGAAACGATGACAAACGATACAGTGCAATGCAATACAGTACGATACGATACACTATGAAACGATAGGTAacaatccaaacaagctgtaaaaaAATTCGAtaaggtttggtttgatttgatttggtattgagttaaaaaatccgaaccaaaccgacatataaatatataattttttatatatacttttaagacttttatagaattttctttaaaaaaaatgtctagaaatatttgtgaTTCTCctatgggatgtaatatttagttaaatatGAAGTGTTTCCATATGTATTAACTTTAAAAAGAAATCGTGCAGCTTATGTTAGTTGATTCATTGCTATTGATAAGTCGTAACAATGAAGACCAGATGTTAACCTGTGTTATCGTACTAAAAATATCttaagaaaacgaaggaggagaaggatgtggagaaagggggctgaagttgtttaaaaagtggttacaagttaaaacttttttaaaaaatgggtatatgttaaatgggggcgaccaaatagggcgccccgtgcaatttttacactTGCGACCAAACTATACCAACTTACATTATTGGGTGTTTGGATTGGTTTTTAGGCTAGTCAAATCAACTTTTAAATTCTTTTTAACCTTTTTTAGTATTTGGCAAAGCTATAAAGtgcttaaaataaattaaaaactgCTTAAAACAAGCCAAAGAAACAAGCTGACCAATCTCAACTTATTGCTTTTTGGCTTAAAAACTATTTCTGCTGAAAAGTCATTTTTATAATCTAATCCAAACAGACCCTAAGTGAATTAATGAAGTAAAACAATGTTAATTAACTATGGTTTATTGAGAAAAATTATGCAAAGCATCCAATGGTTTTGCCAGCTTGATTTACTTTAATATTCAAATTACCTAAAATTACTTGAAAATGCATGAGTTTTTCTACACCGAGTGAAATTGacatataatataataacttaaaaaatagagtaataaagtATATATCTGTTCTTATATTTAAACTCAATTGCCCTAAAAGataaagggaaaaaaagagaaagaaaaaacacATGCAAAGGTGTAACCTCAAATAACCTATACATTTTACCTCAAATCACATTTAATTTATGTGCTTTTACATCACTTAATAAGGATAAATCAATGTGATTCGATGTACAAATGAGGATGTGGATAAATATAATTTTCAAAGGTTTGAATTCGAACGTTGAGCCTTATACTATGGGAGGGCAATCCGGTCCACGAAATAATATTCTGCATCCATGCATGGTCCAGGGAAGGGTTGTACCTAAaggtaggggtgttcataaaaacccaaaaaatcgaaccaaaccgaaaatcaAACCAAGCCGATCAAAAAAACcaatactttttggtttggtttggttttggttttgaattttaaaaaccgatcaaacttggtttggttttggttttaatcaaaaaataaccggaaaaaaccgaaccaaaccaactaaaggagtagctatttcaaatttattattacacctatatatatgtatatttttatacaaagtttcaaaaattttatgACGAAagttaatcgtttgcacttttagtatagttctttacctttacattctagtttgattggtagttttcttttgttaagtgtaagaatccatttcatgtttaaaaaaaaatatatttttaattgagtccttaaattattcatcaccatttgattcaattatcatcaatatatcttagtaaataatagatttctcaaaggacaattgatttgatagtgttacgttgaaaatatgGTCGCcagaatatgtgtttggtagtgtatgtcttatatttaagaaaaaaccgaaaaataaccgaaaaaaccgactAAACCCGACATTAACTGAATCGAGAAAAAAccaacttaattggtttggtttgattcgaatatttgaaaaaccgacttacttggtttgatttctttttagggaaaaaccgaaccaaaccgaaccatgaacacccctacctaAAGGGAAATGATGTATGCAATCTATCCTGAGTATCGGTGGCTGATTCCACGACTCGAATTCATGACCTATAGATCATGCAGAGACAACTTTATTACTGCTCCGAGACTCTCCTTAAGCTTTATACAATGTGAATTCGAATTAATTGCCATTTCAAATTAGATATAAAATaccttaaaaaataaatatttttactcTGAAAATGCACATTGGCTCAGACAACTACTAATATGTTattaaaaaatcgaaaaaaggaaataaaaagtgGAGTGCATGACTTATTACGCAGAGGTGTCGACACAGTGGAGCTCATTCTCTTGTAAAACAAGCGACTGTATCAAAGTCTCCCCatctcctctctcttctttctttactAATAATGTCGACATCATTCCCTGTATCTTCTTCCTTTTCTCGTCCCCATCTattttccctttctttctttctttctttatccaTTTCTAAATCTTCCCTACTCCCTCCTACAACAACAACAGGATTTATAAAACAGACAAAAGGTGTTTGTTCTCGTCAAGATTTATTACAAAATTCACCACTTTCGTATAATTTTGGTCAAGACCCTTCAGCTATATATAGAGATTTGTGTTAGTGTTATGCTTTCTCTGTTTATTACGTAATTGGAAATAGAGCTTTTGAGGGACAAATTCCCTCTCTTTTCCACATATCCCATGTCGTTCACTGAGGTTCGTTCTTTCTTTCTTCAGTGCCCCCCCACACAACCCCAAACCCCTGTTCCCTCTtcctttttattctctttttcatTGCCCCATTTGTCTTGAAAGTTGTGAGTTTTATTCTATTCTTTGTTATTTGTTAATTTCAGGATCTCGTGCCCTTCTTTTTTATGGACCCAAAAATTAGAGAAAAGACCGGGGCTTTCTCAGGTAAGTAATATTTTGTTAccccattttcttttctttatttttctttgtaattGTTATGGAAAATGAGGAAATTGAATCTTTACTTCTGGGTTTTGCTTGGTTTGGTTTGTAATTGATGGAGAATTCTCCAAATTACTGTAattctttttcttgtttgttttatGTACCACTTCGATACTCTGTGTGACTATGTTGAGTCAGTTTAATCACTTGCATCCAGTTTGGAAGTTCATTACTGTTTTGGATTATCTGTTTATTATAGGTTATAAGTAGTTCACTTTTTGAGTCTTGTGATTGAAGTAGAAATTCTTTTTTGTATTAAGTGGTTTTTAGTTTTGTAATTCATTcattctcactcaccttttctatAAACAGTTTGGAAATTCATTCATTCTCATGTTGTACTGATCTTGCTTTTTATGAAATGATGGGGTATTGAATTCCAAATTTGAATTGGTACTAAAGGTCTCTTTTGTATTTTCTTCGTATACGTCTTGTCTTCATTTGCTCTGCACATTCGTTATGTCTGTTTTGGCTGTTGAATCTCACTCATTTACTAAATCTTGGAAAgggaaaggaagaaaaaaaagtcaGCTTTAGTTTTACTTTGTCAAAATGGAGTTCTTGCCTAAGGTTGCGTACACCCTGAATTACGTAGCGAACTCTTTTTTATCTATTTTCATGTATTAGGTGGAAAAGTACAGATTCCTTTGACTTCCATTTTCTAATGAATTCATGTTTCATATCAAGATATTTGAAATGTAGGGAAACTTTTGTTAATGAGGAGAATTCTTGTAGTGTGGTTTTAAGGAATAAACAGAAAGAAATTTGATAGTTCTTTATTGGTTCAATACCTAAATTGTGTAGACATTTAAATGATTCCGACACTCTCTTACTGTTCCTTTGGTCAAAACAGATACCGTTATGCTGAAACTTTATCAATCTGTTTCCAATATTACCTGCGGCAGTGCTGATGAAGAGATAGAAGGCTGCCGAGACAGCTCGGCTGCTCTTACCCTTAAAATCGTGGCTATCTCTGCCATCCTAATAGCTAGTACTTGCGGAGTTGGTATCCCGTTAGTTGGCAAGAAGCATCGGTTCCTCCGAACTGACTCTAATCTCTTTCTTGCTGTTAAAGCCTTTGCTGCTGGTGTCATCCTCTCTACAGGCTTTGTCCACATATTACCAGGCGCCACCTCATCATTAACTAATCCTTGTCTTCCGAAATCTCCTTGGTTGAAATTCCCTTTCGCTGGTTTTATCGCCATGATGGCTGCATTGACTACCTTGGTGGTTGACTTTGTTGGGACTCAGTATTATGAGAGGAAGCAAGAGAAACAAAGCCAAAAAGATCAGATTGATTCAGTGGATTTGGTGTCAGAATCAGCTATTGTACCAGTTGAACCAAAGGCAGGGAATGAGAAATTGTTTGGTGAAGAAGATGGTGGTGCAATACACATTGTTGGGATGCATGCACATGCAGCTCATCACAGACATAGCCATTCACAAGAACAAGGGGCATGTCAAGGGAACGTGAGGGAGCATTCCCATGGTCATTCGCACTCCCATAGCTTTGGTGGTGGAGATGAGGAAGGTGGAGGGAGGCATGTTGTTGTTTCTCAGGtaattttacttgcatatttttACATGTCTTAGGCCTTTCTCTGTACTTCTCCACTTAAGTTCGTTCTGGTTGGATTGGGTAAATGTTGTGTCTAGAAGGTTTTTGATTATCTCATTGGTTGTAGGTTTTAAAGATATGAATTACATTTTCTCGATGTCAGGATTTATGAGAAAGAAAATGTTTGGGCTTCATATATATCATGCTGGTAAACTTGATACAGAATTTTCTGAACGACTTGTAGTATGAATGGTTTACCAAATTTACTACTTATAGGTTTTTGCGGAATTAATATAGAGAATTCATATAACCAACTCTTAGGGATTGAGACATAGTTGATTGATTGCAACTGCTTATATGCTACTGATTCCTTGAGCTTTGATAAATGCATTTCTATAAGCGTATGCGGAATTACACTATTTCATTTTCTTCTAGGTTTAGCTAGATATTCTgctaaattattttctaattgtTTGGTGTTTAAGATTTTTCACCAACCTTTGAGATACTGCATATATTGTAATATGAAATCTAACTTCACGTAGAATATTACCTTAAGTTTGCTAGCCATTCGTTGGCCTATAGGGTGCCCATCGTTAGATATTTTGGTGTGGTGTGTGTCAGTTCACAGAATGGTTTATGCATTCACAGACTAGGGATTTGCTTATGGTTTCTCATAATAGCAGATTCTTGGGGGAGCTTGTTTCTTTAATGTATTACAAGACCGGAACCAACTTTTTACTTTTGTTTAATTGGCAAATGAGCAAAAGTTTCATTACTCAAAGTTTGATTTTCCCCGTGTTTGTGAAGATACATTGTTTGTTTATACCTGTCAGTTTGATTGTGAAACTTGGTCATTATAACGACTTTCTTGTATGCAGGTCTTGGAGCTGGGAATAGTATCACATTCTCTCATAATAGGCATAGCATTGGGTGTTTCAGAAAGTCCATGCACAATTAGACCCTTGCTCGTGGCCTTATCGTTCCACCAGTTCTTCGAAGGTTTTGCGTTAGGAGGTTGCATCTCGCAGGCACAGTTCAATTCCCTCCGTTCCACTATAATGGCAACGTTTTTCGCCGTAACAACACCCTTGGGAATTGCTATAGGAATTCTAGCTTCTTCATCTTACAATCCACATAGCCCAAGAGCTTTGGTAGTGGAAGGGAGCCTTAACTCTATATCTGCTGGAATTTTAATCTACATGGCTTTAGTAGACCTAATTGCTGCAGATTTCTTGAGTAAAAGAATGAGCTGCAATACAAGGCTTCAAATAGTATCTTATTTTGCACTATTCTTAGGGGCTGGACTCATGTCCCTTCTTGCAATATGGGCATGATATTGCTTTTTTATTATATGCatgtaataatttttttttttttggctaaccAAAAAAAAAGTCAAGCAAGCAATTGTTTACCATATCTTTTTTTCCTGATTTTACTTTGTGAGCCCTCGTTGTGGAAGGGTGCTTTTGTAATAGGTATGGCAACCCTGTTAGTAGGGTTGAAGTTGAAGTTGCAAactgaaaagagaaaagagaaatattGCATTTAATTCATGCAATCAAAATAATATAAAGTTCTTTTCTATGTAGCATGAGTATTTGATGGGTTTTAGGCTGTGAAACTAGGGGGTTCATTTGGTAACGTGGATTCCCAATGACCACTGATTCGAGTCGCTGTTGCTGTACACAATTCATTGGGAAACTAATTCATCATCACTTACTTTCAGGCCTAGTACACCCATAAGGGGTGATAGCTAAGTGAGTCGGCCACTAGTTATTCTAACTCTAGCCCTAGCGTTCGTCTATATAAACACCATGTTGGAAACATAAATGTTGTTGATTTTGATTCAAAATACATttttaatgataaaaaaaaattacatttctATATATAATGCAGATTTACACTGTGATATACTTTAATGGTGTTTTGGATGTTAAAGCATAGGGTGGATGCATTAAAATATCACGTTATACTATAACATATTAAAGAACCGCATTATACATGCAAGTGCTAGCTGGTGCAATGGTTAAGAGATTACTAAAAAGTTAATTTTGGCCTTGAGGTTTTGGGTTCGAATCCCTACACCACCACATGGTCCTTTATTTTCCTATTTGGTTTAAGTATTTAGATATCAATACTTTAATAGAGAAGCCTTTTATTACTTCTTTAAAAAATCAACCGACATTTTTAATAGTTGTTATTTTGTATTATAtgtaaaacaaaattatttttttcttcttttattttcaaattagaattatgagttttattttatagttaaaattttcataagagaataatatatatatagtttaatctATTGGTTGAGTCAAAATCAACAACATTTAGGTTTCGGACTCATGTTGGAAGGCACACAAAAATCATCTTATAACGGCTAGAGTTAGAAATTCTCTGCATTCATTTGATGGGTTTTAGACTAGAACAAGGTTTTTAATAACATGGATTCTCAATGACCAGTGATTCAAGTCGTATTGCTGCAGATGATTCACTTCCGCTAAGGAGTCCTTTACTTATTATGTCCATATGTTTGCAGATATGGCTAAACTTTTACTTTATTCCTTGTGAACTTtgacaaaaaaatattatcctCATCAATTAATTAAAACGTGTAATTTTTAGTCCATTTATACAGAAAATTATATGATTTGTTGAGACTATTATACCATAAAAATATGGCATAAAAGTAAAAATTCAGTACGTAAAATAAATTTAATAGATGTATACTTGAAAGAATTCATATGTAGAAGGACAGTAAATACTTACCCACACCGGTGTTTACACCAAACTATATTAACTCACTATGGttaattaattgaactaaacATAACGTTAAATGTAATTAAGCAGATTTCATTAGAGGAAAATATCATAAGGAGCAAATTTAAAACTTAGCTATACAAAATGATGTTTTTGAAGTATAATGACCAACACATCTAACATTCATAattattacattattataaaacaGAATTTACATCttcaaaaccaagaagaaaacAGTTACAtgttgaccaaaaaaaaaaaagaaaacagttacatgaattttataatcataaatatttaaaaatatgataataaaagaaaactaAATACTAGTAATACTTAGTAGTCTCTCTTTTTACAAGCAAATTTGTGCAGCCTCATAAGTCATTCTACCTAAATAGCCTTATACTAGCCTGGCTTTGAATTTCAGCTCTGCAATCAAAATATCTGTGCTTCCTCATTCCTACCCTAAAACATGATCCCTTTAAGCTTGGCCTGCTTCTTCCTTGAGAAGAGCTGCTCTTTCTGAGTCAATGAGGAGGAGCTTCCCACTTACTCTGATTTGTGCTTAGACTTCACTAATCGTTGTTTTCATCATTTCTTCATGTGTTGTTTGACTTAAAATTTATATTGTAAAACACTGCTAGTCTTTTAAGGCATTTGAGTTCTGAATTTGACGTCTTAAATAATGTCAATTTACAAAATGGCTTGATTACCAAGTTTTTG includes the following:
- the LOC107767236 gene encoding zinc transporter 4, chloroplastic, yielding MSFTEDLVPFFFMDPKIREKTGAFSDTVMLKLYQSVSNITCGSADEEIEGCRDSSAALTLKIVAISAILIASTCGVGIPLVGKKHRFLRTDSNLFLAVKAFAAGVILSTGFVHILPGATSSLTNPCLPKSPWLKFPFAGFIAMMAALTTLVVDFVGTQYYERKQEKQSQKDQIDSVDLVSESAIVPVEPKAGNEKLFGEEDGGAIHIVGMHAHAAHHRHSHSQEQGACQGNVREHSHGHSHSHSFGGGDEEGGGRHVVVSQVLELGIVSHSLIIGIALGVSESPCTIRPLLVALSFHQFFEGFALGGCISQAQFNSLRSTIMATFFAVTTPLGIAIGILASSSYNPHSPRALVVEGSLNSISAGILIYMALVDLIAADFLSKRMSCNTRLQIVSYFALFLGAGLMSLLAIWA